A stretch of Lactuca sativa cultivar Salinas chromosome 6, Lsat_Salinas_v11, whole genome shotgun sequence DNA encodes these proteins:
- the LOC111901388 gene encoding protein FAR1-RELATED SEQUENCE 5-like: protein MLEYVYFLCLFTLSLHDYICRSDFQGKIVAMLAKVLLYVFIPLIVKFCICASVFYFFISFRFDQIIWCILSNSSVIDGDSYSSMNESEEEDVENSFFEGGESSSSVHDAQYFDDIIGEHVYKPDVPVQLIPFKGLVFKSLKLAIKMYSEYAEIGGFDVRLSTQSRFDNKIIKKKHVICNHGGKQKKKSCETLGTSGVRRKRNSNSRAIGCQAKILFESVYGTPDYKVFQFDELHNLPLEKRSDLKKARQMSYSEKEFIVRASTSKIGPTMAHKLRASLKRGYEFVKPKVVDYKNLKRDINRVIGYKDAQMIVNTMNDRRAHYPNYSFEFNCQDDVLDCMFWADEMEKAYYAEFGDVISFDATFRTNKYRMVFVPFTAIDHHKKSVTVGSGLLSNESIESYSWLLKAFLKTHGKEPTLFLTDQDAAIKQAVENISNDLFTNTDFRKRFSKLVWDINMKPDVFEVKWGLLMKEFNLEDTRWFKDMFTIRDSWIPGYFSDITMCGLMKTTSRSESMNSFFNTYSKSGNLLLNFMMNYDTAIQKQRNTQRELDRASKKASYKMQTPREIELQASKVEIKAEEKKINCSCEHFKCMGVLCRHAFTIMMRCGIKEIPESFESCLDIVRDDKKRLTLFAEKQQMLLKEFESDYISPGLKSKTDGEVVCKLLGVTIPIPEEINIHVPEVQSNKGTGIKKRIPSAGEVAYENSKKEHRMCSGCGKRVPHNLRTCPERVGAAKSAKDS from the exons ATGTTAGAATATGTTTATTTTTTGTGCT TATTTACCCTCTCATTGCATGACTATATATGCAGATCTGATTTTCAAGGAAAGATAGTTGCAATGTTGGCAAAAGTG CTATTATACGTTTTCATTCCATTAATCGTGAAGTTTTGCATCTGTGCTTCAGTTTTCTACTTCTTTATCAGCTTCCGATTTGATCAG ATCATTTGGTGTATTTTGTCGAATTCTAGTGTTATTGATGGTGATTCGTATTCTTCTATGAATGAgagtgaagaagaagatgttgagAACTCATTTTTTGAAG GTGGTGAATCTTCAAGTTCAGTACATGATGCACAATATTTTGATGATATAATTGGAGAACATGTCTATAAGCCAGATGTACCTGTTCAACTTATTCCTTTTAAGGGTTTAGTCTTCAAATCATTAAAGTTGGCTATCAAAATGTATTCTGAGTATGCTGAAATTGGTGGTTTTGATGTTAGACTGAGCACACAGTCAAGGTTTGATAACAAGATTATAAAGAAGAAACATGTTATATGTAATCATGGTGGTAAACAGAAAAAGAAATCTTGTGAAACATTAGGTACAAGTGGTGTTAGGAGGAAACGAAATTCAAATTCAAGAGCTATTGGTTGTCAAGCAAAGATTTTATTTGAATCTGTGTATGGAACTCCAGATTATAAAGTTTTTCAGTTTGATGAACTTCACAACCTTCCACTTGAGAAGAGAAGCGATTTAAAAAAGGcgagacaaatgtcatattcagaAAAAGAGTTTATTGTGCGTGcttccacatcaaaaataggtccaACTATGGCTCATAAGTTGAGGGCAAGTCTGAAACGTGGGTATGAGTTTGTAAAGCCCAAAGTAGTTGACTATAAAAATTTAAAGAGAGATATCAACAGGGTTATTGGTTATAAAGATGCCCAAATGATAGTAAACACAATGAATGACCGTCGAGCTCACTATCCAAATTACTCATTTGAGTTTAATTGTCAAGATGATGTTTTGGACTGTATGTTTTGGGCTGATGAAATGGAGAAGGCATATTATGCTGAATTTGGTGATGTTATCTCGTTTGATGCGACTTTCCGAACAAACAA gTATCGAATGGTTTTTGTTCCGTTTACTGCTATTGACCATCATAAAAAATCGGTTACTGTTGGATCTGGGTTGCTAAGCAATGaaagcattgagtcttactcttgGTTGCTTAAAGCATTTCTTAAAACTCATGGGAAAGAACCAACACTTTTTTTAACTGATCAAGATGCTGCAATAAAACAAGCTGTTGAGAAT ATATCAAATGATTTATTTACAAACACAGACTTTAGAAAAAGGTTTTCGAAGCTTGTTTGGGACATTAATATGAAACCTGATGTTTTTGAGGTGAAGTGGGGTTTGCTTATGAAGGAATTCAATCTTGAAGACACAAGATGGTTTAAAGACATGTTTACAATACGTGATTCATGGATACCTGGATATTTTAGTGATATTACAATGTGTGGTTTGATGAAGACTACATCGAGGTCAGAGAGTATGAATTCATTCTTTAATACATATTCAAAAAGTGGGAACTTACTTTTGAATTTCATGATGAATTACGACACTGCCATTCAAAAGCAAAGGAATACTCAACGAGAGCTTGATAGGGCATCAAAGAAAGCATCATATAAAATGCAAACACCTCGAGAAATAGAACTGCAAGCATCAAAG GTTGAAATAAAAGCTGAAGAGAAAAAAATAAATTGCAGTTGTGAACATTTTAAGTGTATGGGTGTTTTATGCAGACATGCTTTTACAATAATGATGAGATGTGGTATTAAAGAAATTCCTGAAAG TTTTGAATCATGTTTGGATATTGTAAGAGATGACAAAAAGAGATTGACTTTGTTTGCTGAGAAACAACAAATGTTGTTGAAGGAGTTTGAGAGTGATTATATTTCTCCTGGATTGAAAAGCAAGACAGATGGTGAAGTCGTATGCAAGCTTTTGGGTGTTACTATTCCTATTCCAGAAGAGATTAATATTCATGTTCCTGAAGTTCAAAGCAATAAAGGTACTGGAATCAAGAAAAGAATTCCAAGTGCAGGTGAAGTAGCATATGAAAATTCTAAAAAAGAACATAGAATGTGTTCAGGATGTGGAAAGCGGGTTCCACACAATTTACGTACTTGTCCAGAAAGAGTTGGAGCTGCTAAATCAGCAAAAGACAGTTAg